Proteins encoded by one window of Synechococcus sp. WH 7805:
- a CDS encoding DUF4359 domain-containing protein yields the protein MATPAASVRIYQSALQALRTSPAHWRWPPATAIAMSLLLGGSVAALVITNPTKEDYTAHAGTQLVSLATNELCYQRTLPLVLQIWIKDCPRLIADQEVTLASLASQFTRRWNLGLASIYLTTVGGQDLLPTLRLPRYSVTTLGVAGRFLVLKTQSDAGRME from the coding sequence TTGGCGACGCCCGCCGCGTCGGTAAGAATCTACCAATCCGCCCTCCAGGCCCTGCGTACGTCACCTGCACATTGGCGCTGGCCTCCGGCGACAGCGATCGCCATGTCGCTCCTGCTCGGAGGGAGTGTCGCCGCTCTCGTGATCACCAATCCCACCAAGGAGGACTACACCGCCCATGCCGGAACACAACTTGTGAGCCTGGCCACGAACGAGCTCTGCTACCAGCGCACACTGCCTCTGGTGTTGCAGATCTGGATTAAGGATTGTCCCCGCCTGATCGCGGACCAGGAAGTGACGCTTGCCTCTCTCGCCAGCCAGTTCACACGACGGTGGAATTTAGGATTGGCCAGTATTTACCTGACCACTGTGGGGGGGCAGGATCTGCTCCCTACCTTGCGTCTCCCCCGCTACTCCGTCACCACCTTGGGGGTTGCGGGTCGATTTTTGGTCCTGAAAACCCAGTCCGATGCCGGTCGGATGGAATGA
- a CDS encoding DUF1611 domain-containing protein, producing the protein MLADQDPVVLLQHGGLDNLMGKTGLAMLRHRRGPIVAVIDPEHAGRTLESITGIPRPVPVVKDLDDALPYRPSVAVVGLAPSGGVLPAALRSDVLSALRAGLSVASGLHTHLADDPELSAAVQPGCWIWDLRCEPEGLRVGQARAAALPCKRVLAVGTDMAVGKMSACLAIQDSARCLDVPAVFVGTGQAGILISGQGVPLDAVRVDYAAGAVEAAVLSAASSVPGDALLLVEGQGSLCHPGSTATLPLMRGSQPTALLMVHRARQTQIHRLPDIALPPLEDVIQLCEGLASIGRPRGAGPPPLVKAVALNTAGLTDEECERETAELSQKLSLPCSDPIRQGADSLTRGLIAP; encoded by the coding sequence ATGCTTGCTGACCAGGATCCTGTGGTGCTTCTTCAGCACGGTGGGCTGGACAATCTCATGGGCAAGACCGGCCTGGCGATGTTGCGTCATCGGCGTGGGCCGATCGTGGCTGTGATTGACCCTGAGCATGCCGGTCGAACGCTGGAGAGCATCACGGGTATTCCCAGGCCTGTGCCTGTCGTCAAGGATCTGGACGATGCGCTTCCCTATCGACCGTCCGTGGCCGTGGTCGGCCTTGCTCCATCTGGTGGTGTGCTGCCTGCGGCCCTGCGCTCGGATGTGTTGTCTGCACTCCGTGCGGGGCTGTCGGTGGCCAGTGGTCTTCACACCCATCTGGCGGATGATCCGGAGCTCAGCGCGGCGGTTCAGCCTGGATGCTGGATCTGGGATCTCCGCTGCGAGCCCGAGGGACTCAGGGTTGGCCAGGCCAGGGCTGCCGCTCTGCCTTGCAAGCGCGTTCTGGCTGTCGGAACCGATATGGCTGTCGGCAAAATGAGTGCCTGTCTGGCCATTCAGGACTCAGCCCGCTGCCTTGATGTGCCGGCCGTTTTTGTGGGGACAGGACAGGCGGGAATCCTCATCAGTGGCCAGGGAGTGCCCCTGGATGCGGTGCGGGTTGATTACGCCGCTGGTGCTGTAGAGGCGGCTGTGCTCAGCGCAGCGTCTTCAGTACCTGGAGATGCTCTTCTTCTCGTGGAGGGACAGGGATCGCTTTGCCATCCAGGCTCGACAGCCACACTGCCCTTGATGCGCGGCAGCCAGCCAACGGCGTTGCTGATGGTTCATCGTGCCCGGCAGACGCAGATCCATCGCTTGCCCGATATTGCTCTGCCACCACTTGAGGATGTGATTCAGCTGTGTGAAGGACTTGCCTCCATCGGCCGACCGCGAGGAGCCGGCCCGCCACCTCTGGTGAAAGCTGTGGCGCTGAACACCGCAGGCCTGACTGATGAGGAATGCGAGCGCGAAACAGCAGAACTCAGCCAAAAACTTTCCCTCCCCTGCTCTGATCCGATCAGACAAGGTGCAGATTCCCTCACGAGGGGATTGATCGCTCCGTGA
- a CDS encoding amidohydrolase family protein, which translates to MKPKGAGSLRSRCPASLLELPSGVALEPSADGLLSVELRWKDGELTSVLPAEDAQGLVMPRLAEPHAHLDKAFSWPDHPNLSGTYAGAMEANMREHRTRTADRVHERSERALELAWRHGVRAVRSHIDSLGPGAACSWEVLTETRQRWRERLELQLVALVPVEHWSTPEGKHLAAQVAAAEGVIGGVIEPPCPGRAPRRALRRLLELAEDLGCSVDLHIDEASEHPAAGVRQLLRVLSTMTVSVPITCSHASSLSLLNSASLRRLGERMAEHQLQVVALPLTNGWLLGRRGQATPVQRPLAPIRQLQDCGVCVAVGGDNVQDPWFPGGNLDPLALMAMSIPLAQLAPWDEAGIAPFSKDAARLLGLAWDGVLRLGAPADLIHLHNGGWPELLSAPPRRKVLVGGVWVQD; encoded by the coding sequence ATGAAGCCGAAGGGTGCGGGATCTTTGCGAAGCCGATGCCCGGCGAGCCTTCTGGAGTTGCCTTCAGGGGTTGCGCTGGAGCCATCTGCAGATGGCTTGCTCTCCGTTGAGCTGCGTTGGAAAGATGGCGAGCTCACGTCCGTGTTACCTGCTGAGGACGCCCAGGGCCTGGTGATGCCGCGGTTGGCCGAGCCCCATGCTCACCTTGATAAAGCCTTCTCTTGGCCAGACCACCCCAATCTTTCGGGGACCTACGCCGGAGCGATGGAGGCCAACATGCGAGAACATCGCACCCGCACCGCAGATCGGGTGCATGAACGCAGTGAGCGAGCTCTGGAACTGGCCTGGCGCCACGGAGTGCGAGCCGTTCGATCGCATATTGACAGTCTTGGACCAGGGGCTGCCTGCAGCTGGGAGGTGTTGACGGAGACCCGTCAGCGCTGGCGGGAGCGCCTCGAACTCCAGTTGGTAGCTCTCGTGCCAGTCGAGCATTGGTCCACTCCTGAGGGAAAGCATCTGGCGGCCCAGGTAGCAGCGGCCGAAGGGGTGATCGGTGGCGTGATCGAACCTCCTTGTCCTGGGCGGGCTCCACGTCGAGCGTTGCGACGCCTGCTGGAGCTGGCGGAGGACCTCGGATGCTCGGTTGATCTGCACATCGATGAGGCGTCGGAGCATCCTGCTGCCGGGGTTCGCCAACTGCTCAGGGTTCTCAGCACGATGACCGTGTCGGTGCCGATCACCTGCAGCCATGCCAGCAGCCTTTCGCTGCTGAATTCAGCCTCGCTACGGCGACTGGGGGAGCGGATGGCGGAGCACCAGCTGCAGGTGGTGGCTTTGCCTCTCACCAACGGATGGCTGCTGGGGCGTCGAGGGCAGGCCACGCCGGTGCAACGACCTCTTGCACCGATCCGACAGCTGCAGGACTGCGGTGTATGTGTTGCTGTGGGGGGAGACAACGTGCAGGATCCTTGGTTCCCTGGCGGAAACCTGGATCCCCTGGCTCTGATGGCGATGAGCATCCCACTGGCTCAGCTCGCTCCCTGGGATGAGGCGGGGATCGCACCATTCAGCAAGGATGCCGCTCGTTTGCTGGGCCTTGCTTGGGATGGGGTGCTGCGCCTTGGTGCTCCCGCAGATCTGATCCATCTGCACAATGGCGGCTGGCCCGAGCTGTTGTCGGCCCCTCCGCGCCGCAAGGTGCTGGTTGGTGGCGTCTGGGTTCAGGATTGA
- a CDS encoding enolase C-terminal domain-like protein, whose translation MGWSLRRFPLTKAVPLAISRGTTSVVERLELRLDHGGTVGLGETGGLDTGHRAYALEGIEAELQALLPTLECLNPQDRHGLAPWLATLSPPARCAVDLALWDWWGRQLGQPIWRLLALDGTSEVATSVTLGLASVEKVLERLDRWWRQMPATRIKLKLGSPEGLDHDRALLQAVAIALQERSQRMAVAHELQVDANGGWTLEQAKAMQAPLEQAGVVLLEQPLPARVDLEEDLEGFAALRPDCNLPLVADESCWDLKDLLRLAPHVDGVNLKLLKTGGLTEAWLMAQVAERLDLDLMVGCYSDSTLLNAAAAQLLSLIRWPDLDSHLNLVDDPYKGLPLKGDQLLPPQGSGLGVTPVEAS comes from the coding sequence ATGGGTTGGAGTCTGCGTCGATTTCCGCTCACGAAGGCGGTGCCTCTGGCAATCAGCAGGGGAACCACGTCCGTTGTGGAACGCCTGGAACTTCGCCTGGACCATGGCGGGACTGTGGGGTTAGGGGAAACCGGCGGGCTGGATACGGGCCATCGCGCCTATGCGCTGGAGGGCATCGAGGCTGAACTCCAGGCCCTGTTGCCGACTTTGGAGTGCCTGAATCCTCAGGACCGTCATGGCCTGGCACCGTGGCTGGCCACCCTGTCTCCGCCGGCTCGGTGTGCGGTGGATCTGGCCCTCTGGGACTGGTGGGGGCGGCAGCTGGGGCAACCGATCTGGAGGCTGTTGGCGTTGGATGGAACCAGCGAGGTGGCCACGAGCGTCACCTTGGGTCTCGCCTCTGTTGAGAAGGTTCTTGAGCGTCTTGATCGCTGGTGGAGGCAGATGCCAGCCACCCGCATCAAGCTCAAACTCGGCAGTCCCGAGGGACTGGATCATGACCGTGCCCTGTTGCAGGCGGTGGCTATCGCCCTTCAGGAGCGCTCCCAGCGAATGGCGGTGGCGCATGAACTTCAGGTGGATGCCAACGGCGGCTGGACTCTCGAGCAAGCCAAGGCGATGCAAGCACCGTTGGAGCAGGCGGGGGTGGTGTTGCTGGAGCAGCCGCTGCCCGCTCGCGTTGATCTGGAGGAGGATCTGGAGGGATTTGCAGCGCTACGCCCAGATTGCAATCTGCCCTTGGTGGCTGATGAGAGCTGTTGGGATCTGAAGGACCTACTCAGGCTTGCGCCACACGTGGACGGCGTGAATCTCAAGCTGCTGAAGACTGGAGGTCTGACTGAGGCCTGGCTGATGGCCCAGGTAGCTGAGCGGCTTGACCTAGATCTGATGGTGGGCTGCTATTCCGACAGCACACTGCTTAATGCGGCAGCGGCTCAATTGCTGTCTCTGATCCGCTGGCCTGACTTGGACAGCCACCTCAATTTGGTGGACGATCCTTACAAGGGTTTGCCGCTCAAAGGGGATCAACTTCTGCCACCGCAGGGAAGCGGCTTGGGCGTTACGCCGGTGGAGGCCTCCTGA